The following are from one region of the Coccinella septempunctata chromosome 7, icCocSept1.1, whole genome shotgun sequence genome:
- the LOC123316909 gene encoding uncharacterized protein LOC123316909, whose amino-acid sequence MIVFGREISLKGENACPDRIQFDRSALTKEREQAFARLYADVQRKLSRAYETNSRTYNLRRRDVQYTVNQLVWRRNQVLSDAAKYFSAKLAPKYVGPFLVSKRVSPWTYELQGEDGKYQGVWHVKDLKSHPPDQQATGRLSD is encoded by the exons ATGATTGTCTTCGGAAGAGAAATTTCATTAAAGGGTGAAAACGCCTGCCCTGATCGGATTCAGTTCGACAGATCAGCCTTGACTAAGGAGCGCGAACAAGCCTTCGCGAGGCTGTACGCGGATGTCCAGAGAAAGTTGTCGCGAGCGTACGAAACCAATAGCCGCacatacaatcttcgacgacggGATGTTCAGTATACGGTGAACCAATTGGTGTGGAGGAGGAATCAGGTGTTGTCCGATGCGGCGAAGTATTTTTCAGCTAAGTTGGCACCGAAGTATGTTGGGCCTTTCTTGGTCTCGAAGCGAGTCTCCCCTTGGACCTATGAATTGCAGGGTGAGGAtggtaa atACCAGGGTGTTTGGCATGTTAAGGATTTGAAATCTCACCCACCGGACCAACAAGCAACTGGACGCCTGTCAGACTAG